One window from the genome of Streptomyces sp. NBC_01476 encodes:
- a CDS encoding endo alpha-1,4 polygalactosaminidase: MRNDHVRAPQRRWIAAIAAGATAAAAAVALPLLTSSTAGAAGTVTPPPAHAGFDYQIGSPYTPPAGVTVVSRDHDATPAAGLYNICYVNAFQTQEGAEGEWDSDLLLHDANGKIVKDDGWDEAVLDIRTASNRQRIADKVNGWIDQCAAKGFQAVEPDNFDTFDRFPDYLTQAQAEAYIRLLSAHAHQKNLAIAQKNTAELSGDHTANGLDFAVAEECADYDECGDYTAAYGNEVIVIEYSAKGLTKACKNWGSTLSIVRRDVDVVAKGDKGYVRQTC, from the coding sequence ATGCGCAACGATCACGTCCGAGCCCCCCAGCGTCGATGGATCGCCGCGATCGCCGCCGGCGCCACCGCCGCCGCCGCGGCGGTGGCCCTGCCCCTGCTCACCTCCTCCACGGCCGGCGCGGCCGGCACCGTCACCCCACCGCCGGCCCACGCCGGCTTCGACTACCAGATCGGCAGCCCCTACACCCCGCCGGCCGGTGTGACGGTGGTCAGCCGTGACCACGACGCCACCCCGGCCGCCGGGCTCTACAACATCTGTTACGTCAACGCCTTCCAGACCCAGGAGGGCGCCGAGGGCGAGTGGGACTCCGACCTCCTGCTGCACGACGCCAACGGGAAGATCGTCAAGGACGACGGCTGGGACGAGGCGGTGCTCGACATCCGCACCGCGAGCAACCGGCAGCGGATCGCCGACAAGGTGAACGGCTGGATCGACCAGTGCGCCGCCAAGGGCTTCCAGGCGGTCGAGCCCGACAACTTCGACACCTTCGACCGCTTCCCCGACTACCTCACCCAGGCCCAGGCGGAGGCGTACATCCGGCTGCTCTCGGCGCACGCGCACCAGAAGAACCTGGCGATCGCCCAGAAGAACACCGCCGAGCTCTCCGGTGACCACACCGCCAACGGCCTGGACTTCGCCGTCGCCGAGGAGTGCGCCGACTACGACGAGTGCGGCGACTACACCGCTGCCTACGGCAACGAGGTCATCGTCATCGAGTACTCGGCCAAGGGCCTGACGAAAGCGTGCAAGAACTGGGGCAGCACGCTGAGCATCGTCCGCCGGGACGTGGACGTCGTCGCCAAGGGCGACAAGGGATACGTCCGGCAGACCTGCTGA
- a CDS encoding carbohydrate ABC transporter permease, whose amino-acid sequence MPPLPTPLTLSDTDRARLRARRRGRRRESATAWAFISPSVLVIIGLSAVPVVWSLLLSFRADDLVTPSRWVGLDNYRALSHDPHFSQAVDNTLIYTALYVPLSMLLGLALALALNRRIRFVGLYRTLIFVPFVISETAQGVLFSFILDPQFGAANSVLHALHLSPQGFFTDPGQALYVLVGISLWSSIGFCVVIYLAALQDVPQTLIEAARLDGAGRRHLLRHVVLPTLTPVSVFLLLWQTINALQVFDLVYVTTKGGPIGSTTVVVYFVWQQAFQNFTAGYGAAAAYVLAIALLVIAAASRLMRRRENTRLEGATR is encoded by the coding sequence ATGCCCCCGCTGCCCACCCCGCTCACCCTCTCCGACACCGACCGGGCACGGCTGCGCGCCCGGCGCCGCGGCCGGCGCCGCGAGTCGGCCACCGCCTGGGCGTTCATCTCGCCGTCCGTGCTGGTCATCATCGGGCTCAGCGCCGTACCCGTGGTGTGGTCGCTGCTGCTCTCCTTCAGGGCGGACGACCTGGTCACCCCGAGCCGCTGGGTCGGCCTGGACAACTACCGCGCGCTCAGCCACGACCCGCACTTCAGCCAGGCGGTGGACAACACCCTGATCTACACGGCGCTGTACGTGCCGCTCAGCATGCTCCTCGGGCTTGCGCTGGCCCTGGCGCTGAACCGGCGGATCAGATTCGTCGGCCTCTACCGCACCCTGATCTTCGTCCCGTTCGTGATCTCCGAGACCGCGCAGGGCGTGCTCTTCTCCTTCATCCTCGACCCGCAGTTCGGCGCGGCGAACTCGGTGCTGCACGCGCTGCACCTGTCCCCGCAGGGCTTCTTCACCGACCCCGGGCAGGCGCTGTACGTCCTGGTGGGCATCTCGTTGTGGAGCAGCATCGGCTTCTGCGTGGTGATCTACCTGGCCGCGCTCCAGGACGTACCGCAGACCCTGATCGAGGCGGCCCGGCTGGACGGTGCCGGCCGGCGGCACCTGCTGCGGCACGTGGTGCTGCCGACGCTCACCCCGGTCAGCGTGTTCCTGCTGCTCTGGCAGACCATCAACGCCCTGCAGGTCTTCGACCTGGTGTACGTCACCACCAAGGGCGGCCCGATCGGCTCCACCACGGTCGTCGTCTACTTCGTCTGGCAGCAGGCGTTCCAGAACTTCACCGCCGGGTACGGCGCGGCAGCCGCGTACGTGCTGGCCATCGCCCTGCTCGTCATCGCCGCCGCGAGCCGCCTGATGCGGCGCCGGGAGAACACCCGCCTCGAAGGAGCCACACGATGA
- a CDS encoding Gfo/Idh/MocA family protein, protein MAELRIGVVGIGQRAPLAVPANRPGTARVVSCADPDPYALATARELFGPEAALHRDHRDMLADSLDAVFVLTPDFVHTEPVRFFLAAGVAVFVEKPLAITVADCDAVLAEAARTGTRLYVGHNLRHLPVLRRMRALIEQGAIGTVRSVWCRHFVGHGGDFYFKDWHAERARTTGLLLQKGAHDLDAMHWLASGYSRTVVALGGLTVYGDNPHRREGAATAAGRRMPDWFDADAWPPAALRDLNPVIDVEDLSMMLSRLDNGVFTSYQQCHYTPDYWRNYTVIGDEGRLENFGDGLSGEEATVKVWNKRRSGYRPDADLTVTFPADPPEPGNAEHPGSGADTEEGVAAEDGDGGHGGADAALVAEFLRFAAQGGPTETSPVAAREAVAAGVAATASLRAGGVPVPVEPPDPEIVRYFAAHQAR, encoded by the coding sequence ATGGCGGAACTGCGTATCGGAGTGGTCGGGATCGGGCAGCGCGCACCGCTGGCGGTGCCGGCGAACCGCCCCGGCACCGCCCGCGTCGTGTCCTGCGCCGACCCCGATCCGTACGCCCTGGCCACCGCCCGGGAGTTGTTCGGACCGGAGGCGGCCCTGCACCGCGACCACCGGGACATGCTCGCGGACAGCCTCGACGCGGTGTTCGTGCTGACCCCCGACTTCGTGCACACCGAGCCCGTACGGTTCTTCCTGGCCGCCGGGGTCGCGGTGTTCGTGGAGAAGCCGCTCGCCATCACCGTCGCCGACTGCGACGCGGTGCTGGCGGAGGCGGCCCGTACCGGTACCCGGCTCTATGTCGGCCACAACCTGCGGCACCTGCCGGTGCTGCGCCGGATGCGCGCGCTGATCGAGCAGGGCGCGATCGGCACCGTGCGCTCGGTGTGGTGCCGGCACTTCGTCGGGCACGGGGGCGACTTCTACTTCAAGGACTGGCACGCGGAGCGGGCCAGGACCACCGGTCTGCTGCTGCAGAAGGGCGCGCACGATCTGGACGCCATGCACTGGCTGGCGTCCGGCTACTCGCGCACCGTCGTCGCGCTGGGCGGTCTGACCGTCTACGGCGACAATCCGCACCGCCGCGAGGGCGCGGCCACCGCGGCCGGGCGGCGGATGCCGGACTGGTTCGACGCCGACGCCTGGCCGCCGGCCGCGCTGCGCGACCTCAACCCGGTCATCGACGTGGAGGACCTCAGCATGATGCTCAGCCGGCTGGACAACGGGGTGTTCACCAGTTACCAGCAGTGCCACTACACGCCGGACTACTGGCGCAACTACACCGTCATCGGCGACGAGGGGCGGCTGGAGAACTTCGGCGACGGTCTGAGCGGCGAAGAGGCGACCGTGAAGGTCTGGAACAAGCGCCGCTCGGGCTACCGCCCGGACGCCGACCTGACCGTCACCTTCCCGGCGGACCCGCCGGAGCCCGGGAACGCCGAGCACCCCGGGAGCGGTGCGGACACCGAAGAGGGCGTGGCCGCGGAGGACGGCGACGGCGGCCACGGCGGCGCCGATGCGGCACTGGTGGCCGAGTTCCTGCGGTTCGCCGCCCAGGGCGGCCCGACCGAGACCTCACCGGTCGCCGCCCGCGAGGCGGTCGCGGCAGGTGTCGCGGCGACCGCGTCACTGCGCGCCGGCGGCGTCCCGGTCCCCGTCGAGCCGCCCGATCCGGAGATCGTCCGCTACTTCGCCGCCCACCAGGCCCGTTGA
- a CDS encoding carbohydrate ABC transporter permease, whose translation MTATSATSASSLAAGARQQSGAPPAPGSGGTARRRLRLPFSPWHLLLAPLALLFAVPLIWLLLSSVMSDAEINRFPPALWPHGIHLTGYRYVLGNAMFPRWFANSLIVSAVAVTSNLLLGSLGGYAFARMRFAGSKTLLTLMLATMAVPFQLTMIPTFLVMKKLGLIDTLGALIVPSLVTPFAVFLLRQFFLSLPRELEEAAWIDGCSRLRVLFSIVLPLSRPALSTVAVLTFLSTWNDLTWPLIAINHDVHYTLQLGLTTFQGQHHTKWSAVMAGNAITIAPVLLAFLAAQKSFIQSITSSGLKG comes from the coding sequence ATGACGGCCACATCAGCGACATCGGCGTCGTCCCTGGCCGCCGGCGCCCGGCAGCAGAGCGGCGCCCCTCCGGCGCCGGGGAGCGGAGGCACCGCGCGCCGCCGGCTGCGGCTGCCGTTCAGCCCCTGGCACCTGCTGCTCGCACCGCTGGCGCTGCTCTTCGCGGTCCCGCTGATCTGGCTGCTGCTCAGCTCGGTGATGAGCGACGCGGAGATCAACCGCTTCCCGCCGGCGCTGTGGCCGCACGGCATCCATCTGACCGGCTACCGGTACGTGCTGGGCAACGCCATGTTCCCGCGCTGGTTCGCCAACTCGCTGATCGTCTCGGCGGTCGCGGTCACCTCCAACCTGCTGCTGGGCTCGCTCGGCGGCTACGCCTTCGCCCGGATGCGGTTCGCCGGGTCCAAGACGCTGCTGACGCTGATGCTGGCGACGATGGCGGTGCCGTTCCAGCTCACGATGATCCCGACCTTCCTGGTGATGAAGAAGCTCGGACTGATCGACACGCTCGGCGCGCTGATCGTCCCGTCGCTGGTGACGCCCTTCGCGGTCTTCCTGCTGCGGCAGTTCTTCCTGTCGCTGCCGCGGGAGCTGGAGGAGGCCGCCTGGATCGACGGCTGCTCACGGCTGCGGGTGCTCTTCTCGATCGTGCTGCCGCTCTCCCGCCCGGCGCTGAGCACCGTCGCGGTGCTGACCTTCCTGTCCACCTGGAACGACCTGACCTGGCCGCTGATCGCCATCAACCACGATGTGCACTACACGCTGCAGCTGGGCCTGACCACTTTCCAGGGGCAGCACCACACCAAGTGGTCCGCGGTGATGGCGGGCAACGCCATCACCATCGCGCCCGTGCTGCTCGCCTTCCTCGCCGCGCAGAAGTCCTTCATCCAGTCCATCACCTCCAGCGGACTCAAGGGCTGA
- a CDS encoding ABC transporter substrate-binding protein, producing MALGRSLPAGLPSLPARPSRRRVLRQGSGAALGIAAGAALAGCGSGSGDGVGADGRVTIELWHGQTDTGRAAIEGLVKTFNATHPGIRVDPGGGVLADSMLQKVTAALASGSYPDIAYIFGSDLAGIARSPRVVDLTRMVGSLPLPWSDYWAPAREAVTINGRVRAAPALLDSLAVVCNKKLFAAAGLPMPQAGWTWDEFLDMAAKLTDAGRGVYGTGWPGVGDEDTVWRLWPMIWDLGGDVVAPNGKGIGFADSGVRALETVQALAGAKSVYIDPKPGSEQMYQVFNSGRMGMVATGPWGLPDIIDAKIDYHVVPLPSYSGKPMTISGPDTWTVFDNGDARVRAAQTFVSWLMQPAQDVRWDVEAGSLPLSRSTEKLAAWRAQEAGTDGMPVFTRSLDTARVRPVHPAYPQISEALGQAIVSVLLGRSTPAKALRRCADEANAALLIPR from the coding sequence ATGGCTCTCGGCCGTTCCCTTCCCGCCGGGCTGCCGTCCCTCCCCGCCCGGCCGTCCCGCCGCCGGGTGCTGCGTCAGGGCTCCGGCGCCGCGCTCGGCATCGCGGCCGGCGCCGCACTGGCCGGGTGCGGCTCGGGCAGCGGCGACGGGGTCGGCGCGGACGGCCGCGTCACGATCGAACTCTGGCACGGCCAGACCGACACCGGCCGGGCGGCCATCGAAGGGCTGGTCAAGACGTTCAACGCCACCCATCCGGGGATCCGGGTCGATCCCGGCGGCGGCGTACTGGCCGACTCCATGCTCCAGAAGGTGACCGCTGCCCTCGCCTCCGGCTCGTACCCGGACATCGCCTACATCTTCGGCTCCGACCTGGCCGGCATCGCCCGCAGCCCGCGGGTGGTCGACCTGACCCGTATGGTCGGCTCGCTCCCCCTGCCGTGGAGCGACTACTGGGCGCCGGCCCGGGAGGCGGTCACCATCAACGGGCGGGTACGTGCCGCCCCCGCGCTGCTGGACTCGCTGGCGGTGGTGTGCAACAAGAAGCTCTTCGCCGCCGCCGGACTGCCGATGCCGCAGGCCGGCTGGACCTGGGACGAGTTCCTTGACATGGCGGCCAAGCTCACCGACGCGGGGCGCGGTGTGTACGGCACCGGCTGGCCGGGCGTCGGCGACGAGGACACGGTGTGGCGGCTGTGGCCGATGATCTGGGACCTCGGCGGCGACGTGGTCGCCCCGAACGGCAAGGGCATCGGCTTCGCGGACAGCGGGGTGCGGGCCCTGGAGACCGTCCAGGCGCTCGCCGGGGCCAAGAGCGTCTACATCGACCCCAAGCCCGGCAGCGAGCAGATGTACCAGGTCTTCAACTCCGGGCGGATGGGAATGGTCGCCACCGGCCCCTGGGGACTGCCGGACATCATCGACGCGAAGATCGACTACCACGTGGTGCCGCTGCCCAGCTACAGCGGCAAGCCGATGACCATCTCCGGGCCCGACACCTGGACGGTGTTCGACAACGGCGACGCCCGGGTCAGGGCCGCGCAGACCTTTGTGAGCTGGCTGATGCAGCCCGCACAGGACGTGCGGTGGGACGTGGAGGCCGGCAGCCTGCCGCTCAGCCGCAGCACCGAGAAGCTGGCCGCCTGGCGCGCCCAGGAGGCCGGCACCGACGGGATGCCGGTGTTCACACGGTCCCTGGACACCGCCCGGGTCCGGCCCGTGCACCCCGCGTACCCGCAGATCTCGGAGGCGCTGGGCCAAGCGATCGTCTCGGTGCTGCTCGGCCGGAGCACCCCCGCCAAAGCCTTGCGCCGCTGCGCCGACGAGGCCAACGCCGCCCTGCTCATCCCGCGTTGA
- a CDS encoding IucA/IucC family protein, which produces MALTSVTGPADCADRTGTAELATADDAVAHTLLNCLLREVSGPEHRTAVTDGQLVLRLPRSGVRLRVALRRTSRLGAHRFTGPVAEHREDGWAAIGWLRLAEHMHTELSARTGMPNDEFLDQVVSSHRGVAAGLGAPRRATGRDPLARYLASEQSLVYGHRFHPTPKARSGDPASWAAYAPEAAASFPLRLLAVRDRLVVEERAAPGAAAPLDRLAAVPAGYRLLPAHPWQYELLHRHPGLRAALRRGDVLDLGTGQRRFAATASVRTVYDGAAFLKFSLNIRITNCLRKNASYELSGAVALTRLLDPVLADLAARFPGSDMLREPAFRSLALPGPDGRPDLSLLEGFGVIVREGLTDRARPGTTALLAAAVADEYPTGPGHISRLVGRNDRGAALRWWRAYLRLLVPPVLAAYLDHGVVLEPHLQNVLVCVAADGRPVQVLFRDLEGTKLLPEHHAAALAALPTRVAGPLTYDADRGWDRLVYCLLVNHIGEMVSALADLHPSAEGALWSEVRRTMVEYAETHARSPRLEALLAGAPLPAKANLLTRWGRAADREAGYVRLPSPLAGDVTE; this is translated from the coding sequence ATGGCACTCACCTCCGTCACCGGCCCCGCCGACTGCGCCGACCGGACCGGGACCGCCGAACTGGCCACGGCCGACGACGCGGTGGCCCACACACTGCTCAACTGCCTGCTGCGCGAGGTGTCCGGTCCCGAGCACCGCACGGCCGTCACCGACGGGCAGCTGGTGCTCCGGCTGCCGCGCAGCGGGGTACGCCTGCGGGTCGCGCTGCGCCGCACCTCCCGGCTCGGCGCCCACCGCTTCACCGGGCCGGTGGCCGAACACCGCGAGGACGGCTGGGCCGCGATCGGCTGGCTCCGGCTCGCCGAGCACATGCACACCGAGCTGTCCGCACGGACCGGCATGCCCAACGACGAATTCCTCGACCAGGTGGTCTCCAGCCACCGGGGCGTGGCCGCCGGCCTCGGGGCGCCGCGCCGCGCGACGGGCCGGGACCCGCTCGCCCGCTACCTCGCCTCCGAACAGTCACTGGTCTACGGCCACCGCTTCCATCCCACGCCCAAAGCCCGCAGCGGAGACCCCGCCTCCTGGGCCGCGTACGCCCCCGAGGCCGCGGCGTCCTTCCCGCTGCGGCTGCTCGCGGTGCGCGACCGGCTGGTGGTGGAGGAGCGCGCGGCGCCCGGGGCGGCGGCCCCGCTGGACCGGCTGGCCGCGGTGCCGGCCGGCTACCGGCTGCTGCCCGCGCACCCCTGGCAGTACGAACTGCTGCACCGGCATCCCGGCCTGCGGGCGGCGCTGCGCCGGGGCGACGTACTCGATCTGGGCACCGGGCAGCGCCGCTTCGCCGCGACCGCCTCGGTGCGCACCGTCTACGACGGCGCCGCCTTCCTCAAGTTCAGCCTGAATATCCGGATCACCAACTGCCTGCGGAAGAACGCGAGTTACGAACTGTCCGGGGCGGTGGCGCTGACCCGGCTGCTCGATCCGGTGCTGGCCGACCTGGCGGCGCGCTTCCCGGGGAGCGACATGCTGCGCGAGCCCGCCTTCCGCAGCCTGGCGCTGCCGGGGCCGGACGGCCGGCCCGACCTGTCGCTGCTGGAGGGCTTCGGGGTCATCGTCAGGGAAGGACTCACCGACCGGGCCCGGCCGGGCACCACCGCCCTGCTGGCCGCCGCGGTGGCCGACGAGTACCCGACAGGCCCCGGGCACATCTCCCGGCTGGTCGGCCGGAACGACCGGGGTGCGGCGCTGCGCTGGTGGCGTGCGTACCTGCGGCTGCTCGTGCCGCCGGTGCTGGCGGCCTACCTCGACCACGGGGTCGTGCTCGAACCTCATCTGCAGAACGTGCTGGTGTGCGTGGCCGCGGACGGCCGGCCGGTCCAGGTGCTCTTCCGCGACCTGGAGGGCACCAAACTCCTTCCGGAACACCACGCCGCCGCGCTCGCCGCACTGCCGACGCGGGTCGCGGGACCGCTGACCTATGACGCCGACCGGGGCTGGGACCGGCTGGTGTACTGCCTGCTGGTCAACCACATCGGGGAGATGGTGTCCGCGCTCGCCGATCTGCACCCGTCGGCCGAGGGCGCGTTGTGGTCCGAAGTCCGCCGCACCATGGTCGAGTACGCGGAGACGCACGCCCGCTCGCCGCGGCTGGAGGCACTGCTGGCCGGGGCCCCGCTGCCGGCCAAGGCCAACCTGCTCACCCGGTGGGGGCGCGCCGCCGACCGCGAGGCGGGGTATGTCCGCCTGCCGTCGCCGCTGGCCGGGGACGTGACCGAGTGA
- a CDS encoding type III PLP-dependent enzyme, whose protein sequence is MSRPEGSILTAPVRDHAGSLPSGQLPAYLYDLAALRAHAGSVRAALPAGVELYYAAKANPEPEILAALTPFVDGYEVSSGGELAHVAKALPDAALAFGGPGKTPDELRAALELGVRRFHVESEHELRMLADLSSRTARPSGAAERAAESAAERAAEQAGDRVGVLLRVNLAVPPGMLAAGSLTMGGRPAPFGLDPSRADAAVRLLTGGDCPRLELLGVHAHLASGLAAPQLLAVAASVVTWSAELFARHRIALREVNVGGGMDVDYGDPAARFDWPAYGAGLGRLAADHPGLLLRIEPGRALTAYCGFYATEVLDVKRSHGAEFAVVRGGTHHLRTPAAKGHDQPCSVLPVEEWPHPWPRPAAGPQPVTLTGQLCTPKDVLARGVTAPGIRAGDRVVFALAGAYAWNISHHDFLMHPRPTVHFLGG, encoded by the coding sequence GTGAGCCGCCCGGAGGGGAGCATCCTCACCGCGCCGGTACGCGATCACGCCGGGTCCCTGCCGTCCGGCCAACTGCCCGCCTACCTCTACGACCTGGCGGCTCTGCGGGCCCACGCCGGCTCCGTGCGGGCGGCGCTGCCGGCGGGCGTCGAGCTCTACTACGCGGCGAAGGCCAATCCGGAGCCGGAGATCCTGGCTGCCCTGACGCCTTTCGTGGACGGGTACGAAGTCTCCTCGGGCGGGGAACTGGCCCATGTGGCAAAGGCGTTGCCGGACGCCGCGCTGGCCTTCGGCGGTCCGGGGAAGACCCCGGACGAGCTCCGCGCGGCGCTGGAGCTGGGGGTGCGGCGCTTCCATGTCGAGAGCGAGCACGAGCTGCGGATGCTGGCGGACCTCAGTTCCCGTACCGCGCGCCCTTCCGGTGCCGCCGAGCGGGCCGCTGAGTCTGCCGCCGAGCGGGCCGCCGAGCAGGCCGGGGACCGGGTCGGGGTGCTGCTCCGGGTCAATCTCGCGGTGCCGCCGGGGATGCTGGCGGCCGGCTCGCTGACCATGGGCGGGCGCCCCGCGCCCTTCGGTCTCGATCCCTCGCGGGCCGACGCCGCGGTGCGCCTGCTCACCGGCGGCGATTGCCCGCGGTTGGAACTGCTCGGCGTGCACGCCCATCTGGCGAGCGGGCTGGCGGCGCCCCAACTCCTGGCTGTCGCCGCGTCGGTGGTGACCTGGTCGGCGGAGCTGTTCGCCCGGCACCGGATCGCCCTGCGGGAGGTGAACGTCGGCGGTGGCATGGACGTCGACTACGGCGATCCGGCAGCACGGTTCGACTGGCCTGCCTACGGGGCCGGGCTCGGACGTCTGGCCGCGGACCACCCCGGTCTGCTGCTGCGGATCGAACCGGGCCGCGCCCTGACCGCCTACTGCGGCTTCTACGCCACGGAAGTGCTCGATGTGAAGCGCAGCCACGGTGCGGAGTTCGCGGTCGTCCGCGGCGGCACGCACCATCTGCGCACACCGGCCGCCAAGGGGCACGACCAGCCCTGCTCGGTGCTCCCGGTCGAGGAGTGGCCGCACCCCTGGCCGCGGCCGGCCGCCGGTCCGCAACCGGTCACGCTCACCGGCCAGTTGTGCACCCCCAAGGACGTCCTCGCCCGCGGGGTCACCGCGCCGGGAATCCGGGCCGGCGACCGCGTGGTCTTCGCCCTGGCCGGCGCGTACGCGTGGAACATCTCGCACCACGACTTCCTGATGCACCCCCGTCCGACCGTGCACTTCCTCGGCGGCTGA
- a CDS encoding IucA/IucC family protein: MTVTGPAGTAEEELLLRVLSTLLREDVLGLRTRTTVQDRADGRWLRLPCPDGRALALPVVADGFQCEYAARLPMLQEEPGGRRLTSGAQVLAALAALAPLEDRTGFGAFAAEYEDALAALRLQAATHDAVMARLGARHGADPVRWRGLASSLAFDTLAARAGHPLYPTAAARPGLGDRDLTSCAPEFAPRFDLRWAVLPEDAVTAPGPHGTAGLGAFWPRPSALGLPGLDESHLALPVHPLTAAGPLRDALREAGLAERAFLADRPHLAVAPTLSMRTVALAEAPGVHLKLPLATSTLGLLNRRTIKPGSLTDGAAGQRLLETVAAREPRFAGRVLHADETRYVHAGHELLAALVRRHPGRLDGTVVLPLAALTAPAPDGRPVIEHLAAHWFGGEVLALLDAVLTLLLDWQTTLFGYGIALESHQQNISLLLDGPAGRPRLRLLFKDDDGPRINRFRLRDALGSDAPGPAEFADPRIFADDDGPVLDLFTTITVHLCAGAFAFTLARYGHAPLTRLLGLVHDRLDEAAVRLGDGPGRPGAVLRAQVLDAARLPVKAMVTAGTLLTKKRSGASDINKHYTTGPNYLLRSR, encoded by the coding sequence GTGACGGTGACCGGCCCCGCCGGTACGGCCGAGGAGGAACTGCTGCTGCGGGTGCTGAGCACGCTGCTGCGCGAGGACGTGCTGGGCCTGCGCACCCGCACCACCGTGCAGGACCGGGCGGACGGGCGCTGGCTGCGGCTGCCCTGCCCGGACGGCCGGGCACTCGCGCTGCCGGTCGTCGCGGACGGCTTCCAGTGCGAATACGCCGCCCGGCTGCCGATGCTCCAAGAGGAGCCCGGGGGACGGCGGTTGACGTCCGGTGCGCAGGTGCTTGCGGCGCTGGCGGCACTCGCCCCGCTGGAGGACAGGACCGGTTTCGGTGCCTTCGCCGCCGAGTACGAGGACGCCCTGGCCGCGCTGCGGCTCCAGGCGGCGACGCACGACGCGGTGATGGCCCGGCTCGGTGCCCGGCACGGCGCCGATCCGGTGCGGTGGCGGGGCCTGGCATCGTCCCTGGCCTTCGACACGCTCGCCGCCCGGGCCGGCCATCCCCTCTATCCGACCGCCGCCGCGCGCCCCGGGCTCGGCGACCGTGACCTCACCTCCTGCGCACCGGAGTTCGCCCCGCGCTTCGATCTGCGCTGGGCCGTGCTGCCCGAGGACGCGGTCACCGCGCCCGGTCCGCACGGGACCGCGGGGCTCGGCGCCTTCTGGCCGCGGCCGTCCGCGCTCGGTCTGCCGGGGCTGGACGAGAGCCATCTGGCCCTGCCCGTCCACCCGTTGACGGCCGCCGGACCACTGCGGGACGCGTTACGCGAAGCCGGCCTGGCGGAGCGCGCCTTCCTCGCGGACCGGCCGCACCTCGCGGTCGCGCCCACCTTGTCGATGCGCACCGTCGCGCTCGCCGAAGCCCCCGGTGTCCACCTCAAACTGCCGCTGGCCACCTCGACCCTGGGCCTGCTCAACCGGCGCACCATCAAACCCGGCAGTCTCACCGACGGAGCCGCCGGGCAGCGCCTGCTGGAGACCGTGGCCGCCCGCGAGCCCCGCTTCGCCGGACGTGTCCTGCACGCCGACGAGACCCGGTACGTCCACGCCGGCCATGAACTCCTCGCCGCACTCGTCCGCCGCCATCCCGGCCGGCTCGACGGCACGGTCGTGCTGCCGCTGGCGGCGCTGACCGCCCCGGCCCCCGACGGCCGCCCGGTCATCGAGCACCTGGCCGCCCACTGGTTCGGCGGCGAGGTGCTCGCCCTCCTGGACGCCGTGCTCACGCTGCTGCTCGACTGGCAGACCACGCTCTTCGGCTACGGCATCGCCCTGGAGTCCCACCAGCAGAACATCTCGCTGCTGCTGGACGGACCCGCCGGCCGCCCCCGGCTCCGGTTGCTCTTCAAGGACGACGACGGGCCGCGGATCAACCGGTTCCGGCTGCGCGACGCCCTGGGGTCCGACGCCCCCGGCCCCGCGGAGTTCGCCGACCCGCGGATCTTCGCCGACGACGACGGACCGGTGCTCGACCTCTTCACCACCATCACCGTCCATCTGTGCGCCGGTGCCTTCGCCTTCACGCTCGCCCGCTACGGCCACGCCCCCCTGACCCGGCTGCTCGGCCTCGTGCACGACCGGCTGGACGAGGCAGCGGTGCGGCTCGGGGACGGCCCCGGCCGGCCCGGAGCCGTACTGCGCGCCCAGGTACTCGACGCCGCGCGGCTGCCGGTCAAGGCCATGGTCACCGCGGGCACGCTGCTCACCAAGAAACGTTCAGGAGCGTCCGACATCAACAAGCACTACACCACCGGTCCCAACTACCTGCTGCGGAGTCGCTGA